TTCCTGCCCGGCGCTGAGCGGTTCGAGCTCGATCCGATGCTGGCGGCGGAGTTGGAGACGACTCCGGGCGCTCGTGGAGTCCTCTGGTCAGGCTGGCCAAGCTGCGTAACCTAGTCCGGCGGTTCGCTTCCGGTCAAACGTCCCGGTTCCGCGTCAGCGCCGCAGCTTCCTAGAAGCTGTACTTCATGCCGAAGCTGACTCCCCACATGCTCAGGTCGCCGGTCGACACGACGTACAGCACGTCGGCCCCGCCGGGGCCGCGGCTCGAGTGGTGGCTCCGAAGCTGATCCCAGGGCAACCGGCCGCTCTCGAAGTCGCCGTACTCGACCAGACGGGCCTTGACGCCGAGCGTCACCGAGTCGCCGACCGCGAAGTCGACGCCCGCGAGCAACTGGTAGGCGGACACGCTGTCCTGGAGCTTGGTGTTCGCGATGGTCGTCGTCCCCGCAACGATCCGCCGCAGGCTCTCCTCGTCCGGATGGCCCGCGAACGTGGTGATGGCGGCCGGATCGCCGTTCCGCTTCCACCGGTTGAAGTAGTCGATCGACGCGTCCGCCGTGCCCACACCGAGACCGACGTACGGGGAGACTCTCGCGCCCGGGGTGAAGTCCCAGTAGACATTGGCGAAGAAGCTCTCGTACTGCACGGTTTCGACCCGCGTTTCCGCGATCTCGAGTTCCTGCTGCGCCTTGTCCACCGTCACGTCGTCGGTCGCCGCCAGGTCGGCAGTCGCGTCGTAGGAAAGCGCCGAGTGGGTGTACTCGAGTTCGGCGCGGATGTTGCCGAAGCGATAGCCGAACGCGAGACCGCCCAGCATTCCCGCGCCGCTGCCGATGTCCGAAGACCAGGCCGATGCTGGCGGATCACAGCCCGCGTTCGTGCCGTCGATCGGCACGATCCAAGCGTCGCAGGTGGTCGCGACGTCGTTGTCCGTGCCGTCGAGCGTCATGGACGCCCCGTTGCCGATGCCGATCTCCAGGCCGAGGTACGGCCCGTTCTGCGCGGCAACCGGACCGGCGGCGAACAGCGCCGGAGTCGCCAGCAGGGGAAGCAAACGCAATCGCAATCGTCTCACTCCAGTACTCCTTGATTCGTCTCGTAGTCGACCCGCCGTCCTTCCACCGCCGACACATACGCCGAGTACAGCACCCGCACGACCTCGAGGCCGAGCTCGCCGTCCGACTCGGCCGCCACGCCGTCCAGCAGGTTGGCGGCAAACGCCTGGCACATGCCGAGCTGGCCCGAGGTCCAGTCCTCGTCCGGCATCGGCGTCGTCCAGCCGGCGCCGGAGTCGATCTTCTCCATGATGTAGGCGTCGTCGAAGACACTCCCGTCGGGCGCGTATGCGCTCAGCATGTCGTTCGGGCTCAGGCTGAGCCGCAGCCGACAGTTGCTGGCAAACAGATCGAGGCCGCTTTCCATTCCACCGAGGACGTGGTCGCCGCCCCAGGCGACGGCGCGGGAACCGTCGTCGAAGCCGATCACGGCGCAGCCCCAGTTCTCGACCTCGCCCCACTCCCCCGCGATGCGGAGCTCTTCCGCCGAGACGCCCGCGACCGCGCTCAGATCGGCGGTCTCCGCGCTGACCCAGGCGGGTTGTACCGGCTTGCTGGACCTCCACAGCCCTTCCACTCGCTTCAGGTGAAGCATGGCGCCGACCGGATGGGCGGCGAGCCGGATCAGGGCGCCGCCGCCGGTGTGGCGCCAGACCCGCGAGTAGGGCGAGTGAGAGCCGCTGTGGCACTCGCCGCCCCGCATCTCGAGCAGAACCGCGTCCGCTTTCTCAAGCAGCCCGAGAGCGCGGCGGAAGGCCGGAGCGAAGATCCAGTTCTCGCCGTAGAGAAGCTGCACCCCGGCCCGCCTCGTCGCCTCGACCATGGCCCGCGCGTCCGCTTCGGCCACCCGCAGCATCTCGCGCCGGTCCCGACCGGCGACATCGGCGTCGCTCGCGTCCTCCGGCAGATCCTGGCCGGTATAGGCGGTCAGGGGCTTGGTGCAGATGACGTGCTTGCCGGCCGCGGCCGCGGCCTCGGTCATCTCGCGATGCAGGCGGTTCGGGACGCAGAGATCGACGACGTCGATCGCCGGGCTGGTAAGCATGGCGTCGAGGTCGTCGAAGACCGCCGGCACGTCGAAGCGTTGCGCGTAGTCCTCCGCACGCTCGCGGCGGCGTGACGCGACGCCGGCGACGCTGGCTGAGACGACCTGCTTCCAGCAGCGCGCCCTGGTTTCGGCGAGGAATCCCGCTCCGACGATGCCTACGCGTAGCTGTTTCGGCGTCCTCATCGACTCGCCGGAGCATAGCCTCCACACCGGCCTCTGCTACCCTCCGCAGCCGATGCTGAACCGGACCGGCTCGCCACTCGCCATCGTCAACGCCCTCGCGCTGACGTGCGCCACCCTGCTCACGGGTGCCTGGGACGCGAGCAATCACGGTCACGACGTGGTCGAGACGAACACCACCCACTGCACGGTCGATCACGACGCCGAGGCCACGGTAGCCCCGAGCCACGCCACCGTCACCACGGCCGCGAGGGTGCACGACCATTTCTGCATCGCCTGCCAGCTCGGCTGCGCCACCACCAGTCAGATCGGCCAGGCTCCGGACGCGAAGCCCCTGGACCTCCCGTCGGCCGCGCCAAGGCCGGACAGCGCAGGCAGGTTCGAGAGCGACGAACGCCGGCCACGGACCGCCCGCGGACCGCCCACGGGCTGAGCCGACACCGGACTCCGCCTCCGACCCTCCTCGCATCGCGAGCCGCGTCGAAGTCGCCGGAAGCCACCTGAACACGAGCCCCACCCGCCGGGAAGGGCAGAGGCCTGACGGCCGCCGCCAGCAGGGCTTGACCTGGCAGCGCCGCCGAGGGCGCACCGCCGATTGCCTCGGTGCATTTACGGCGACGCTCCGACGCCACGACAAACCGACCACTACCCATCGACTCGAATCGACGACCACAGGACCTTCTCGCATGCACTTTCTTCGACCCAGGAACTCCCTTCTGCTCGCCTTCCTCCTTCTCCTGCCGCTCCCCGCGCTTGCGCGGGACGGCGACGTCTCGGGCACCGTGACCGACCAGACCGGCGCCGCCCTGCCGGGCGTGACCGTGGAGGCGGCAAGCCCGGCACTCGCCGACGGCCCCCGCTCCGCCAGGACGGACACCGAAGGGTCCTTCGTCATCGGCGGTCTGCCCGCCGGGGAGTACTCGGTCTCCTTCAGCCTCAGCGGATTCGACACCCTGAACCGGGACGGCGTGTCGGTCTCCAGCGTCGACGGCGCGAACCTGGACGTCCGCCTGCGGATCGAGAGTCTCATCCAGGAGGTCACGGTCGTCGGCAGCAAGCTGGGCACGGGCAGACAGGAGTTCGGCGTCAGCGTCGCCCATCTGGGGGCCGAACGCATCGACTCCGATGCGATCATCAACGTCGAGGACGCCTTCCACCGGGCGGCGAATGTCTACGTCGGCGCCGCCGAGCAGGGCGGCTACGCCATCCGCGGAGTGAACAACAGCGGCCTGGAGTCCGATCACTCCAACGGCACCGCGCTGGCATCCGTCCTCGTCAATCAACTGGCGCTCGCACCGCGCACGAGCGACCATCTGAACCCGTCACTGTTCGACGCCGAGTCGGTGGAGATCCTCCGCGGACCCCAGTCGACCCTGCAGGGGCCGAACTCCCTGATCGGGTCGGTTCTCATCAACTACAACCGGCCCGCGTTCGATGGCTACGACGGGCGCGTCCGGGTCGAGGGAGGCGGCCTCGACACGGAGCGGATCCAGTTGATGCAGAACGTCGAGCTCGTCGACGAGATTCTCTCCGCGCGCGTCGTCCACGAGGACCGCTACATCCGCGGAGCGGTCTCGAACATCGTGAACGACACCGACGACCGGCACCGCACGGACGTCGAAACGTCCCGCGTTCTGCTGGCCTTGAGACCGCGGGCCGACGAGAGCCTCCGGTTCGACCTCACCTGGCTCCGGAGCGACTCGGACTCGATCCCCTGGGGCTACCACATGGAAGACCCGGCGCGGGGGATCACGATGGAGGACCGGCAGCAGGTCTGGAACCGCGAGGACGCGTATCCTTCCAAGATCGACCTCCTGAACCTGGAAGCGCACATCGACCTCGGCGAGCGCTGGGCCCTCGACGCGGTCGTCGGCGCGAGTGAGTTCGACGGCCTGCAACTCTTCGACGCCGACTTCACGCCCTGGGACATCCTGAACGTCGACGCGTGGAGCCAGGACGACGTCGCGAGCCAGGAGATCCGCGCCTCGTACCGCGGCGCCGGCGTGAACCTGCTGCTCGGCGCCTTCCACTCGCAGTCCGACTTCGGCTACGGCTTCACAGGCGCCGGCTTCTTCCCCGACGGACTGGGCAACATCGTTCCCTTCAACCGGACGACCAGACTGACCGAGGACGTCGAGCAGACCGACTTCTTCGGACGGGTCGAGTGGGACGCGACGGATCGGGTGCACCTGACCGGGGGCGTCCGGCTCAGCCGGGACTCCAGAGCCAACGTCAACTTCGCGGACAACAACGGCTTCATCACCGAACTGGACGCCGAGACGGACTTCGAACAGGTGCTCCCATCCGCCTCGGTGACCTTCGACGTGGCCCAGAACACCTCGCTAGGCGCGTCGTACGCACGCGGCTTCAAGGCCGGCGGGTTCGCCTTCGGGCTCTTGCTCGGGCTGGCGGAGCCGTTCGACGAAGAGTTCACGGACAACTTCGAGTTGTTCCTGAGGCACCGCACCACCGACGGCCGCATGATCCTCAACGCGAACCTCTACCGGATCGACTGGACCGATCAGCAGATTCCGTACACGCCACCGGGGGGTTTCCCGCAGTTCGACTCGTTGGTCGCGAACGCCGGAGAGTCACTTCTTCAGGGCCTCGAAATCGAGACCGAGGTCTTCGTCAGCAACGCGCTGAGCCTGTTCGGGTCGCTCGGCATCTCGGATTCCGAGTTCGTCCATTTCGTCCTCGACGGCGTGGACTACGCCGGCAGGGCACTGCCGCAGGCGCCCTCGTGGAGCGCCTCCGCGGGTCTGAACTGGCGCTCGCCGACGGGCTGGTTCGCCGGCGGAACGCTGAGCTACGCCGACGACGCCTACAGCGAACTGGCGGCGCCGGAGATCACGCGGCTGAAGACCCGGACGCTGCTCGACGGCCGGTTCGGCTACCGGCGCGGCGGCTGGGCGCTCTACGCCTGGGGCAAGAACCTGCTCGACCACCAGTACGAACGCCAGTTGTACAACGGCGCGCCGTTCGGACTGCCGGGCGCCTACGGCATCTTCGGTCGGCCGCGGTCGGCCGGTGTCGGCATCGACTTCAACTGGTAAGGAGGCGGAGCGCCGGGGACATCTCGCAACCACGGGATTCAGGAGAACCACCCAATGCCACAGAAGAACGAAGGCCTTGAAGTCACCGGCCTGAACAAGACCTACCCGGGCGGCATCCGGGCGCTGGAAGACGTCGACCTCACCGTCGAGCCGGGACTGTACGGCCTGCTCGGCCCGAACGGCGCCGGCAAGAGCACGCTGATGCGAACCCTGGCTACCCTGCAGGCGCCGGACAGCGGCACGATCCTGCTCGACGGCGTCGACGTCCTGGCGGACCCGGACTACCTGCGGCGGCGGCTCGGCTACCTGCCGCAGCAGATCGGGACCTACCCGACGGTGACCGGCCGCCAGCTCCTGGACCGATTCGCCAACCTGAAGGGGCGCACGAACGCCTCCGAGCGGCGGCGCGAAGTAGCAGGACTCCTGGAACAGGTGAATCTCAGCCAGGACGCGGACCGGGCCGTTGCGACCTACTCCGGCGGCATGCTGCGCCGCTTCGGCATCGCGATCGCCCTCGCAGGCGACCCGCGCCTGCTGATCGTCGACGAACCGACTTCGGGCCTCGACCCGGCGGAACGGAGCCGCTTTCACCGGGTGCTGGCCGACATCGCGGCGGACAACGTCGTACTGCTGTCGACCCACATCGTCGACGACGTCGAGAGCCTGTGCGAACGGCTGTCCATCCTGGACCAGGGCCGGATCGTCGCCGAAGGAACGCCGGCGTCCCTGGCCGCGGAGCTCGAAGACCGCCTGTGGTCGCGCGTGGTTCCCCGCGGCGAGCCACTGCCGGAGGACGCCCTGCACGTCTCGGCGAAGCCCGCGGGCTCGCTGGTCGTCGTCGAGGCGTCTTCCCGCCCCGACGACCACTGGGAACCCCAGACGCCGCGCCTGGAGGACGTGTACCACGCCGCCATCGCGCACGGCAGCCGGCCGCGGGAAGCGAGGGTCGCGTGAACAACCTGCGCTTCGTCGCCACCCAGGCGTGGCAGGAGTTCCGGGCCGGCTGCCGCGGGCCGCTGCTGGCGATCGTCTTCCCCGGGCTCATCGGCTATGCGCTCATCGTGATTCTCAACGCCGACTACATGCGCGAGATGGGCGCCACCGAGGTGCCGCGCAACAGCCCCCACGTGATCTACCTGATGATGGCCGGACAGGCCGTCTGGATCTTCTTCGTCTGGGCCTGGCTCTTCGGCCTGAACGTGGTCCGCGACCGGAACGCCAGCCTGCACGAGGTCGTCCTGTCGACACCCGTTTCCCTACCGGCCCTGCTCTTCGGCCGCTACCTGGGCGCCCTGGCTCTCTCGACCCTCCTTCCGGTCGCGACGGCCATCGGCTTCTGGCTGGTTCCGGCGCTCGGCGCCCTGGGGATCATCCCGCCGGACGCGGTGGGGCCGCACCCGTGGTTCGCGATGGCCCATTCGCTCCTGCTGTTTACTCTGCCGACCGCGGCTGGAGTCGGCGCGCTGTTCCTGTGCGCGGCGATCTGGACCCGAAGCATCGCCGGGCCCTTCGCGGTCGCGGCCATGCTGATGCTGGTCTGGATGGTGGCCATGGTCGTCGTTCGCGGCGGCGACGCCAGCCCGGCGGTCGCGACCCTGCTCGACGCCTCCGGCTTCGCCGAGATCGAGGAACAGACGAACCTGATGACGCCGCGCGAGAAGGCGGTCGCCGTCATCGAACTGACGCCGCCCCTGCTCGTCAACCGCCTGATCTGGACGCTGCCGCCGCTGCTCCTGTTGGCGGTCGTGCTGCGCCGCGTCGGCCGGGAACAACTGGCGCTCGAGAAGGCGCCGGCGACGCGCCGGCGAAGGTCGCAAGCGAGCGGGGAGCGAGCGAAAGCGCCGCCGGAGTCCGTTCTTCCCCCAGGCCCCGAGGCCACGCCGTCCTGGCTCAGGGCGACCTGGACCGAGGCGGCATGGCACCTGAAACTCTCGTTCCGGGGCTGGGGCACGCCGCTCGCCCTCGCCATGATGGTGGCGACGGGCGTCGGCGGCGCCTTCGTTCACGTCGTCCTTCACGCCGACGGTCCGCTGCAGCCCCGCTCCGGGTTGGTCGAGCGGATGACCATCGAGTACTTCTACCTCGTGATCGTCTTCATGGTGGCCGCCTTCGTCGGCGTCATGGCGCGCCGCGACGACCGCACCGGCTGGAGCGAGATCAGCGACGCGACCCCGGCGCCGGTCGGCACGCGCGTCGTCGGACGGGCGCTGGCGTCGCTCTGCCTGACGGTCGCCTTCGCCCTGACTCCCCTCGTGGCGGTGTGGATCGTGACCGGACTGGCGCTTCCCGGCGCCTTCAGCCTGGCCAATCCGGCCCCCTTCTTCGCCCTGCTGCTGGCGCCCGCGCTGCTGGAGATCGCCGCGCTCGTGCTGCTGGCGCATGCGCTGATCCGCCACGCGGGAGCGGCGCACGCCGTCTCGGTCATCTGCGCGTTCATCATCGTGGTCAACCACGAACTGGCCGTCACGACCTATCCGCCGGCGGAGTTCGGCGTGCCGGCGCACGCCACGGTGTCCGAGTTCGCCGGCTGGGGGCCCTGGGTGAACCACATTCTGACGGCAGACCTGTTCAAGCTGGCCATCGTGGTGGTTCTCTTTGCCGTGGCGTGGTTGGCGTGGCCGCGAGGCACCGCGCTCACCGTGCCGCTGCGCTGGCGAACCGCTCTCGGTCGGATTCCGAGTGGAGCGGGAGTGCTGGCGGCGACCGGCGTCGTCCTGGCCTTCGGAACCCACGTCGTGCTGTACGAGCAGTTCGTCACCCTGGGCGGTTATCAGTCCGAAGCCAGCGAGACGGCGGAAGACGCGGAGTGGGAGAAGCGCTGGTGGCCGTCGGCGACCCCGTTCTCGACCGCCGGCGGCGAGGCGGTCGTCGATGTCGATCCCGCGGGACGCACAGCCACCTCCCGGTGGCGCCTGGACGGCGTCCGCGCCACGTCGGGCCTTCTTCATGGAGCGCTTCCGGACGGCGCGGAGATCCAGCACGCGACCGTGGACGGCGAACAGGCGGTGGTGACGGTCGCCTTCGATCAGTTCTCGCTCGAACTCGGCGATTGCGGCCGGACCGAAGAAGAGGGCTGTACCGTGGAGCTCGACCTGACCGTCCGCGACGAGGGCTGGGCGGACCACGGCGAGAGCAGGTGGCTGCACGAATCGGGCGTCTGGCTGCGCGCGGCCGACGTTCTGCCGGCGCTCGGTCACGATCCCGACCGGCTGGTGCGTGCTCCGCACGATCGCGAGCTCCACGGTCTGCCGGACGATCCCGCCGAGGCCAACGTCCACGCGTTGTCGCCCGCCATGGGAGTCGCCCCCGCGGGAGACTGGCGCTGGACGATTCGCTTCGCCTCGAGCGAAGACGCGGACCAGTCGCGGCAGGCGCGGACCGCGACCGCGGGTCAAGTCAGCGGTCCTCTCGATTTCGCTGCCGCCTGGTGGCCGCGAAAGCCCATGGAAGCGAACGTGGGAGGCGTCACCGTGTACCACGGTTCGATGCGTTCGAACGACGTCGAGGTCGTCCTGAACGACGTGACCGAGATGCGGAACTGCGTGGCCGGCCTGCTCGGAAGGGCGCCGGCCGTCGGCGCCGTGCTCCAGGCGCCCCGCGAACTGGGAGAGACCGCGCTCCACGGCGGACTGCTGTGGCTGCCGGAGCACGAGGGATGGGACGTCGCCGCCGACGGTTTCGGCCACTGGCGACGACGGGCAACGCTCGCCGCCGCCTTTGCGGCGCGTCAGCTCGCGGACGAATCCAGTCTCCGCAAGGAGCCCGGCGAGGACTGGCTACGTGTCGGCGTGTCGGGCTGGATCGGCATGGAGTGTGTGCGCCGCGCGGACGGCAGGGACGCCTGGCTGGCGCTGCACTCCCGGGTCAGTGGTCAGGTCATCGAGGCCTTCGGCGCGCTCGATGCGCCCGCGATCAGTGTCGAAGCCGCGGGCGACGTGCCGTGGATTCGTCACTACACGCCTTTGGCCACGGCGGCATGGGTCGAGTCCATCGGCCCGGCCGAAGCAGTCGCGGCCATCGACGAAGTGATCGCCGCGGTCCGCGCTGGCGAAGCGCTGCCCGAAGCCCTGGCGGCCGCGGTCGGCGAAGGCGACGCCCGTGCGCTGCTCGGACCGCCGGCGTCGTCCGACGTGCTGGTCGCGGAGTCCGAGCGCACGGTCGAGATCGCGGGTCAGCGCTGGCTGTGGCGGGACGGCGGTTGGGAACCGCTCACCGTGCCCATCCACGTGACCCAGCGCTACGAGGACGGCAGCGACGAGCGCCACCGGATCGGACCGGTGCCCGCGACCGCGGAGACCGAAGCGCCCTTCACGATCATCGACGCCTGGCCGTCGTTCGAGCGTTCGCCGACCGACAACGTCTGGCACGGAGAAGGAGAAGGACGATGACCGAATCGCAAGAGTCGAACAGTGGGGCCACGCCCCTTCTCGAAGCCCGCGGACTGACCAAGGACTACGGCGACACGCGAGCCCTTGACTCCCTGGACCTGGCGATCGCGCCCGGCGAGGTCTACTGCCTCCTGGGCCCCAACGGCGCGGGGAAGACCACGACGATCAACCTCTTCCTCGGCTTCGTGGCGCCCTCGGCGGGCCAGGCCCTCGTGTCGGGGCTCGACGTGTCCACTCACGACCGCGAGTCCAAACGCCGGCTCGCCTACATCCCCGAACAGGTGATGCTGTATCGCAACCTCAGCGGGATCGAGAACCTGGAGTACTTCGCCGCGTTGGGCGGACAGGGATCGCTGGGGCGGAAGCGACTCATCGAGATCCTCGGCGAAGCCGGCCTGGACGCCGAGGCGGCCGGGCGACGGGTCTCCACCTACTCCAAGGGCATGCGCCAGAAGGTCGGCATCGCGATCGCCATCGCCAAGGAAGCCGACGCGCTGCTGCTGGACGAACCGACGTCCGGTCTCGACCCCACGGCCTCGAGCGAGTTCTCGGCGCTCGTCGAGCGGCTCAGGAATCGCGGCGTCGCCGTGCTGATGGCGACTCACGACCTGTTTCGCGCAAAGGACACCGGCACCCGAGTGGGCATCATGCACTACGGACGCCTGGTCACGGAGCTGAGCACCGCCGAGATCGGCCATGCCGATCTCGAGCGCATCTACCTCGAACACGTAAGCGACAACGGGGGACGGCGATGATCCACCACATCGTTCGCAAGGAGTTCACCGACATGATCCGGGACGGCCGCTTTCGCTGGTCCGCGATTCTCGTGGGGTCGCTGCTGCTCGTCTCACTGGCTCACGGCTGGGTCCAGGCGCGGAAGGCAAGCCAGGAACTCACGGCCGCGCAGGCCACGGCCCGCGAGCACTGGGAGACGCAGGGCGAGAAGAACCCTCACTCGGCGGCGCACTACGGCGTCTACGCCTTCAAGCCCCGCCTGGCGCTGTCCTTTGTCGACGAAGGCGTGGACCCCTTCACCGGCACCTCCGTGTGGCTGGAGGCGCATCGGCAGAACGACTTCCTGTTGCGTCCGGCCCAGGATGCAACGGCAGCACAGCGGATAGGGGCTCTGACGGCGGCACAGGTGCTGCAGCATCTCGTGCCCCTGCTGATCATCCTGTTGACCTTCGGCGCCTTCGCAGGCGAGCGCGAACGGGGAACGCTGCGCCAACTGCTGGCCACCGGCGTTGGCTGGAGAGAGCTGGCCCTGGGCAAGGCGCTGGGCGCTTCCGGAGCGCTGGCGCTCTTGCTGGTGCCGGCGGCGGTAGCGGGAGCGGCGGCGCTGGTCGTCGCGAGTCCCGGTCCGACGGCGTCGCCGCTGGCTCGGGGCGCCGTCCTGGCCGGCGCCTACCTGGCCTACTTCGTCGTCTTCCTGGGGCTGTCTCTCGCCGTGTCGGCGAGGGCACGGTCGTCGCGCACCGCGCTGGTGTTCCTGCTGGCAGTTTGGGTGGTCAACGGCCTCGTCGCGCCGCGCGTCGCGGTGGACCTGTCGAAGCGGGTCTACCCGACGCCCTCCGCCTTCGAGTT
Above is a window of Acidobacteriota bacterium DNA encoding:
- a CDS encoding outer membrane beta-barrel protein, which codes for MRRLRLRLLPLLATPALFAAGPVAAQNGPYLGLEIGIGNGASMTLDGTDNDVATTCDAWIVPIDGTNAGCDPPASAWSSDIGSGAGMLGGLAFGYRFGNIRAELEYTHSALSYDATADLAATDDVTVDKAQQELEIAETRVETVQYESFFANVYWDFTPGARVSPYVGLGVGTADASIDYFNRWKRNGDPAAITTFAGHPDEESLRRIVAGTTTIANTKLQDSVSAYQLLAGVDFAVGDSVTLGVKARLVEYGDFESGRLPWDQLRSHHSSRGPGGADVLYVVSTGDLSMWGVSFGMKYSF
- a CDS encoding Gfo/Idh/MocA family oxidoreductase, translated to MRTPKQLRVGIVGAGFLAETRARCWKQVVSASVAGVASRRRERAEDYAQRFDVPAVFDDLDAMLTSPAIDVVDLCVPNRLHREMTEAAAAAGKHVICTKPLTAYTGQDLPEDASDADVAGRDRREMLRVAEADARAMVEATRRAGVQLLYGENWIFAPAFRRALGLLEKADAVLLEMRGGECHSGSHSPYSRVWRHTGGGALIRLAAHPVGAMLHLKRVEGLWRSSKPVQPAWVSAETADLSAVAGVSAEELRIAGEWGEVENWGCAVIGFDDGSRAVAWGGDHVLGGMESGLDLFASNCRLRLSLSPNDMLSAYAPDGSVFDDAYIMEKIDSGAGWTTPMPDEDWTSGQLGMCQAFAANLLDGVAAESDGELGLEVVRVLYSAYVSAVEGRRVDYETNQGVLE
- a CDS encoding TonB-dependent receptor; translation: MHFLRPRNSLLLAFLLLLPLPALARDGDVSGTVTDQTGAALPGVTVEAASPALADGPRSARTDTEGSFVIGGLPAGEYSVSFSLSGFDTLNRDGVSVSSVDGANLDVRLRIESLIQEVTVVGSKLGTGRQEFGVSVAHLGAERIDSDAIINVEDAFHRAANVYVGAAEQGGYAIRGVNNSGLESDHSNGTALASVLVNQLALAPRTSDHLNPSLFDAESVEILRGPQSTLQGPNSLIGSVLINYNRPAFDGYDGRVRVEGGGLDTERIQLMQNVELVDEILSARVVHEDRYIRGAVSNIVNDTDDRHRTDVETSRVLLALRPRADESLRFDLTWLRSDSDSIPWGYHMEDPARGITMEDRQQVWNREDAYPSKIDLLNLEAHIDLGERWALDAVVGASEFDGLQLFDADFTPWDILNVDAWSQDDVASQEIRASYRGAGVNLLLGAFHSQSDFGYGFTGAGFFPDGLGNIVPFNRTTRLTEDVEQTDFFGRVEWDATDRVHLTGGVRLSRDSRANVNFADNNGFITELDAETDFEQVLPSASVTFDVAQNTSLGASYARGFKAGGFAFGLLLGLAEPFDEEFTDNFELFLRHRTTDGRMILNANLYRIDWTDQQIPYTPPGGFPQFDSLVANAGESLLQGLEIETEVFVSNALSLFGSLGISDSEFVHFVLDGVDYAGRALPQAPSWSASAGLNWRSPTGWFAGGTLSYADDAYSELAAPEITRLKTRTLLDGRFGYRRGGWALYAWGKNLLDHQYERQLYNGAPFGLPGAYGIFGRPRSAGVGIDFNW
- a CDS encoding ABC transporter ATP-binding protein, producing MPQKNEGLEVTGLNKTYPGGIRALEDVDLTVEPGLYGLLGPNGAGKSTLMRTLATLQAPDSGTILLDGVDVLADPDYLRRRLGYLPQQIGTYPTVTGRQLLDRFANLKGRTNASERRREVAGLLEQVNLSQDADRAVATYSGGMLRRFGIAIALAGDPRLLIVDEPTSGLDPAERSRFHRVLADIAADNVVLLSTHIVDDVESLCERLSILDQGRIVAEGTPASLAAELEDRLWSRVVPRGEPLPEDALHVSAKPAGSLVVVEASSRPDDHWEPQTPRLEDVYHAAIAHGSRPREARVA
- a CDS encoding ABC transporter permease, which translates into the protein MNNLRFVATQAWQEFRAGCRGPLLAIVFPGLIGYALIVILNADYMREMGATEVPRNSPHVIYLMMAGQAVWIFFVWAWLFGLNVVRDRNASLHEVVLSTPVSLPALLFGRYLGALALSTLLPVATAIGFWLVPALGALGIIPPDAVGPHPWFAMAHSLLLFTLPTAAGVGALFLCAAIWTRSIAGPFAVAAMLMLVWMVAMVVVRGGDASPAVATLLDASGFAEIEEQTNLMTPREKAVAVIELTPPLLVNRLIWTLPPLLLLAVVLRRVGREQLALEKAPATRRRRSQASGERAKAPPESVLPPGPEATPSWLRATWTEAAWHLKLSFRGWGTPLALAMMVATGVGGAFVHVVLHADGPLQPRSGLVERMTIEYFYLVIVFMVAAFVGVMARRDDRTGWSEISDATPAPVGTRVVGRALASLCLTVAFALTPLVAVWIVTGLALPGAFSLANPAPFFALLLAPALLEIAALVLLAHALIRHAGAAHAVSVICAFIIVVNHELAVTTYPPAEFGVPAHATVSEFAGWGPWVNHILTADLFKLAIVVVLFAVAWLAWPRGTALTVPLRWRTALGRIPSGAGVLAATGVVLAFGTHVVLYEQFVTLGGYQSEASETAEDAEWEKRWWPSATPFSTAGGEAVVDVDPAGRTATSRWRLDGVRATSGLLHGALPDGAEIQHATVDGEQAVVTVAFDQFSLELGDCGRTEEEGCTVELDLTVRDEGWADHGESRWLHESGVWLRAADVLPALGHDPDRLVRAPHDRELHGLPDDPAEANVHALSPAMGVAPAGDWRWTIRFASSEDADQSRQARTATAGQVSGPLDFAAAWWPRKPMEANVGGVTVYHGSMRSNDVEVVLNDVTEMRNCVAGLLGRAPAVGAVLQAPRELGETALHGGLLWLPEHEGWDVAADGFGHWRRRATLAAAFAARQLADESSLRKEPGEDWLRVGVSGWIGMECVRRADGRDAWLALHSRVSGQVIEAFGALDAPAISVEAAGDVPWIRHYTPLATAAWVESIGPAEAVAAIDEVIAAVRAGEALPEALAAAVGEGDARALLGPPASSDVLVAESERTVEIAGQRWLWRDGGWEPLTVPIHVTQRYEDGSDERHRIGPVPATAETEAPFTIIDAWPSFERSPTDNVWHGEGEGR
- a CDS encoding ABC transporter ATP-binding protein; the encoded protein is MTESQESNSGATPLLEARGLTKDYGDTRALDSLDLAIAPGEVYCLLGPNGAGKTTTINLFLGFVAPSAGQALVSGLDVSTHDRESKRRLAYIPEQVMLYRNLSGIENLEYFAALGGQGSLGRKRLIEILGEAGLDAEAAGRRVSTYSKGMRQKVGIAIAIAKEADALLLDEPTSGLDPTASSEFSALVERLRNRGVAVLMATHDLFRAKDTGTRVGIMHYGRLVTELSTAEIGHADLERIYLEHVSDNGGRR
- a CDS encoding DUF3526 domain-containing protein — translated: MIHHIVRKEFTDMIRDGRFRWSAILVGSLLLVSLAHGWVQARKASQELTAAQATAREHWETQGEKNPHSAAHYGVYAFKPRLALSFVDEGVDPFTGTSVWLEAHRQNDFLLRPAQDATAAQRIGALTAAQVLQHLVPLLIILLTFGAFAGERERGTLRQLLATGVGWRELALGKALGASGALALLLVPAAVAGAAALVVASPGPTASPLARGAVLAGAYLAYFVVFLGLSLAVSARARSSRTALVFLLAVWVVNGLVAPRVAVDLSKRVYPTPSAFEFARTVEREMADGVEDIAPPDRDESTKRLLAEYGVERVEDLPINAVGVYLQESEEFSNRIFDRNYGALWDAFRRQGILQEALAAAAPSIAVRTLSMGLAGTDVEQHRHFAEAAETYRRDLMRQMNGDMTENSLTGDFSYAAGAELWESVPPLEYEAPPLGWVLGNRILSLAVLGAWLAGAVLLASAQVRRAEVA